A genomic stretch from Penicillium digitatum chromosome 4, complete sequence includes:
- a CDS encoding Splicing factor 3a subunit 2, putative: MDYQNRAGSKFGGGGVASKSATNADRRERLRKLAMETIDIEKDPYIFRNHLGTFECRLCLTVHQNDGSYLAHTQGRKHQTNLARRAAREAREGKNQDPSSLPGVAGVQVKKQLIKIGRPGYKITKILDPLTRQQGLLFQLQFQEITPGVTPRVRFMSAFEQQVETPDNKYQYLVVAAEPYQTCAFKLQAREIDRRDERYWTWFDEDSKEFWIQVMFKTEREEIFSGVPGLAPMQT, from the exons ATGGATTACCAA AACCGAGCAGGCTCGAAattcggcggcggcggcgtcGCCTCCAAATCCGCCACCAATGCCGATCGACGCGAGCGGCTGCGCAAGCTCGCCATGGAAACAATTGACATCGAAAAAGATCCATACATCTTCAGGAACCATCTGGGCACATTCGAGTGCCGACTCTGTCTCACAGTGCACCAGAACGACGGCTCATACCTCGCCCACACACAGGGGCGCAAGCACCAAACGAACCTCGCACGACGAGCGGCGCGTGAGGCGCGCGAAGGCAAGAACCAGGACCCATCGTCTCTGCCCGGTGTCGCGGGCGTGCAGGTCAAGAAGCAGTTGATCAAGATCGGCCGGCCGGGATACAAAATCACCAAGATCTTGGACCCTCTGACGCGTCAGCAAGGCCTGTTATTTCAGCTGCAGTTCCAGGAGATCACTCCGGGTGTTACACCCCGTGTGCGCTTCATGTCAGCTTTTGAACAGCAGGTTGAGACGCCCGACAATAAGTACCAGTATTTAGTTGTTGCTGCGGAGCCTTACCAGACTTGTGCGTTCAAGTTGCAGGCTAGGGAGATTGATCGTCGGGATGAACGTTACTGGACTTGGTTCGATGAAGATAGCAAGGAGTTCTGGATTCAGGTTATGTTCAAGACTGAGCGGGAGGAGATATTCAGTGGTGTGCCTGGTCTGGCGCCTATGCAGACTTGA
- a CDS encoding Fungal transcriptional regulatory protein, N-terminal, protein MAEPTDSSAPPGESTTLAIEPNTPVVETAQPLARNDPPPVETNQSPVETSQEPAAPAEPAEPAPPEPLVKSTSPEVLRTPDVPTELNTSVAGLPQDVSMYQFEEATQPARGPDVTLPSVESSLPPIDPALPAIDTSNGFDDSELHSFDALPSIGSSGPPDMSLPAIDTSLPSLDHSLPAIGTDDIPTMDGHDFGDNSHLDHHDSNVGMADSTGGHDNGIVNGASHYHSTNGSYQYSHSPAQTQQPGSQQSPQTHTHQFQAQPPHYQQNDMYHNSGSQGQVPQAPIGSPLPNNMPPMASMGQYMAGYPSNMWNAQMRYQLPGDPNKMLSGNRHKKEVKRRTKTGCLTCRKRRIKCDEAHPVCRNCVKSKRECLGYDPVFRTQASTPSAIQPAPNPPPSLVVNPQGPSTSSLPSYPSYPSAPPGYMPASSQPFAPSLHSESPTASADQHEHGAPIDSSLATVHPSNHTDMQNTGVPRQQGSEPSYKAKNLYVNDLFSLRGIAPPPPHPVATLPPGRLEEIQAVFLATYAPAIDKLLEVRWYSENALSLLMADAQLMADYSALIIAFNEWDLQDGETLARLESFEASIIWKSMSLCRQVPDGETGQQGRDWNLCVSCARLNVVEALLTWNHLDSNPLSRELVMDAANPPNTPDQFQSRQLDFWDQVGEFLTLYDNEASSAKQIDDTLSRCRQLLDTYENRDIIYSISVARHLGQRWADFPNSLPKVGYTTEKEAGTRLFVAQKFLEEEAEGKGTTQVYKRICCMAVRSWWVARG, encoded by the exons ATGGCGGAGCCGACGGACTCGAGCGCCCCGCCTGGCGAATCCACTACTCTTGCGATCGAACCGAATACACCCGTCGTTGAGACAGCCCAACCTTTAGCCCGGAATGATCCGCCTCCAGTGGAAACGAATCAATCCCCCGTGGAAACAAGCCAAGAACCGGCTGCGCCAGCAGAACCAGCAGAACCAGCACCACCCGAACCGCTAGTGAAATCAACATCTCCAGAAGTATTACGAACGCCGGACGTGCCAACAGAGCTAAATACGTCCGTCGCAGGCCTACCACAGGATGTGAGCATGTATCAGTTCGAAGAAGCCACCCAGCCAGCACGGGGTCCAGATGTGACTTTACCGTCTGTTGAATCATCACTTCCACCGATTGATCCAGCACTTCCAGCCATAGACACATCAAATGGCTTCGATGATTCAGAATTGCACTCCTTTGATGCGTTGCCTTCAATAGGTTCATCTGGGCCCCCGGACATGTCACTACCTGCGATTGATACAAGTCTCCCATCTCTCGACCATTCCTTACCAGCGATTGGAACCGATGATATTCCGACAATGGATGGTCATGATTTTGGCGACAATAGCCATTTGGATCATCACGATTCAAACGTCGGCATGGCAGACTCTACGGGTGGGCATGACAATGGGATTGTGAATGGTGCTTCTCACTATCATTCGACCAACGGTTCGTACCAATATTCGCATAGTCCTGCTCAAACACAGCAACCAGGAAGCCAGCAGTCACCACAGACGCATACCCACCAGTTTCAGGCACAGCCGCCACATTATCAGCAAAACGACATGTATCACAATTCCGGTTCCCAAGGACAGGTGCCACAGGCACCAATTGGATCGCCGCTCCCAAACAATATGCCTCCGATGGCTTCTATGGGACAATACATGGCAGGATATCCCTCTAACATGTGGAATGCGCAAATGCGATATCAACTCCCGGGGGACCCGAACAAGATGTTATCAGGCAATAGACACAAGAAAGAAGTCAAGCGACGCACAAAAACAGGTTGTTTGACTTGTCGCAAACGAAGAATCAAG TGTGATGAAGCGCATCCCGTCTGCAGAAATTGTGTGAAAAGCAAACGTGAATGTTTGGGGTACGATCCTGTGTTTCGGACTCAAGCATCTACACCATCAGCTATTCAACCAGCTCCCAACCCTCCACCTTCGCTGGTTGTCAATCCTCAAGGGCCTTCCACTTCATCACTGCCTTCATATCCTTCCTATCCTTCTGCGCCTCCCGGGTACATGCCCGCTTCGTCTCAACCATTCGCACCTTCTCTTCACTCTGAATCGCCCACTGCCTCTGCCGACCAACACGAGCACGGAGCTCCCATTGATTCTTCCTTGGCAACGGTCCATCCATCGAACCACACAGATATGCAGAACACTGGCGTACCACGTCAACAGGGCTCAGAGCCTTCCTACAAAG CTAAAAATCTCTATGTCAACGACCTCTTCTCTTTGAGGGGAATCgcccctcctcctccacacCCTGTCGCAACTCTGCCACCTGGGCGCCTCGAAGAGATCCAAGCAGTTTTCCTGGCCACGTACGCACCTGCGATTGACAAGCTTCTCGAGGTTCGCTGGTATTCAGAGAATGCTCTCTCATTACTCATGGCCGATGCCCAGCTTATGGCAGATTATTCGGCTTTGATCATCGCGTTCAATGAATGGGATCTTCAAGACGGCGAAACACTTGCTCGTTTAGAGAGTTTCGAGGCCTCCATTATCTGGAAAAGCATGTCGTTGTGTCGCCAGGTACCAGACGGGGAAACTGGACAACAGGGACGAGACTGGAATCTCTGTGTGTCCTGCGCACGGTTAAATGTGGTCGAGGCATTGCTTACTTGGAACCACCTGGACTCAAACCCCTTGTCGCGGGAGCTGGTCATGGATGCCGCCAACCCCCCGAACACGCCAGATCAGTTCCAGAGCCGTCAATTGGATTTCTGGGATCAGGTCGGGGAATTCCTCACGCTTTATGACAACGAAGCAAGTTCGGCCAAGCAGATCGACGACACCCTCAGCCGGTGTCGACAATTGCTGGACACATACGAGAACCGTGACATCATATACTCCATTTCTGTCGCCCGTCACCTAGGACAGCGATGGGCTGACTTCCCCAACAGCCTGCCCAAGGTCGGCTACACCACCGAGAAAGAGGCGGGAACCAGGCTCTTCGTTGCACAGAAGttcctcgaagaagaagctgaGGGCAAGGGCACCACCCAAGTCTACAAGAGGATCTGCTGCATGGCAGTCCGGTCATGGTGGGTTGCTCGCGGTTAA
- a CDS encoding CAP Gly-rich domain, which translates to MSIPSVGQRRSFDGHLCTIRYVGTVQGTIGDWLGVEWDDASRGKHSGAHKGIRYFSCKSKHPTAGSFIRPSRPSDQPLSFLEALREKYASEFENSLAQNASVSSATAQSKAIEISGKVVEEVGFDKIREQLAELQELRIVLLDGLRVVGVLASYNQAQVSHCVEAQKIGETCPKITELDLSRSLLSRWRDVWDICNQLKHLKKLKLNGNRFQAVEDDLTFKGIIELHLEETLLSWDEIAAIVYRFPGLTSLTASANQLSEITCPLPSTITILTLEHNEITSISALRHLATLPKLEHLSIRGNGINTVNQTPTDTTPDFQFPPTLRSLDLSRNNITSWTVLNKLPTVFPGLTTLRITANPLFDQPPLPPSVSEASNPMTVDEAFMLTLSRFPSSLTTLNYSTISPQDRSNAEMYYLSLIGKELSATSEEEEPVILATHPRYSELCELYVEPTITRAVVSDSSGARVIHPRSVAARLVKMAFRLPLGNDESKCQIKEIPGSFDTYQIKALVSRLFGLPAFGFRLIWETDEWDPVEREIGDEGVVEWDEDSEDEDRPGTGSGLETTGGSPDQSRFVRREVELVDSTRDVGFLFQGEVGEVRIRVETLGFASTR; encoded by the exons ATGAGTATCCCATCTGTAGGTCAACGTCGGTCATTTGATGGTCACTTATGTACTATCCGATATGTGGGCACCGTTCAAGGGACCATCGGTGACTGGTTGGGTGTCGAATGGGACGATGCAAGTCGAGGCAAACACTCAGGAGCGCATAAAGGAATCAGATACTTCTCAT GTAAAAGCAAACATCCCACAGCGGGGTCTTTCATTCGCCCCTCCAGGCCTTCAGACCAGCCTTTGAGCTTTCTAGAAGCCCTGCGGGAGAAGTATGCTTCGGAGTTCGAGAACAGCCTTGCCCAGAATGCCTCAGTCAGTAGTGCAACAGCTCAAAGCAAGGCAATTGAAATTAGCGGCAAGGTTGTTGAAGAAGTTGGCTTCGACAAAATTCGGGAACAGCTCGCTGAGCTCCAAGAGTTACGCATTGTCTTGCTTGATGGTTTACGGGTTGTTGGGGTCCTTGCATCTTACAACCAGGCTCAAGTCTCACATTGCGTAGAGGCACAAAAGATTGGAGAAACTTGTCCCAAGATCACGGAACTTGATCTCAGTCGAAGCTTACTGAGTCGATGGCGCGATGTTTGGGATATTTGCAACCAGCTTAAGCACTTGAAGAAGCTGAAGTTGAA CGGAAACCGGTTCCAAGCTGTGGAGGATGATCTGACCTTCAAGGGGATCATTGAGCTACATTTAGAAGAAACCCTCCTCAGCTGGGATGAA ATTGCTGCCATTGTATATCGATTCCCTGGCTTGACATCTCTTACAGCGTCTGCGAACCAGCTCTCGGAGATCACCTGTCCACTCCCTAGCACTATAACAATATTAACCCTCGAGCACAACGAGATCACCTCGATTTCAGCTCTTCGACATCTCGCCACGCTTCCAAAATTGGAGCATCTCTCCATTCGTGGGAACGGCATCAATACCGTAAACCAAACCCCCACAGATACAACACCAGACTTCCAATTCCCACCAACTCTCCGCTCCCTCGATCTATCCCGCAACAACATCACCTCCTGGACCGTCCTCAACAAACTCCCCACAGTGTTCCCAGGCCTAACCACCCTCCGCATCACCGCAAATCCCCTCTTCGACCAACCACCGCTCCCACCCTCTGTCTCAGAAGCCTCCAACCCAATGACCGTCGATGAAGCCTTCATGCTAACTCTATCTCGCTTCCCGTCCTCCCTCACTACGCTAAACTACAGCACCATCTCACCACAAGACCGCTCCAATGCAGAGATGTACTATCTGTCCCTTATCGGCAAAGAACTATCCGCCACatccgaggaagaggaaccCGTCATCCTCGCTACACACCCACGGTACAGTGAACTGTGTGAACTGTACGTCGAGCCGACCATCACAAGAGCCGTTGTGTCGGATTCCTCGGGCGCGAGAGTCATCCATCCGCGATCCGTAGCAGCGCGACTGGTCAAGATGGCGTTCCGTTTACCGCTTGGAAACGACGAATCCAAGTGTCAAATCAAGGAAATCCCTGGTTCGTTTGATACGTATCAGATCAAGGCGCTTGTGTCGCGGCTCTTCGGATTACCGGCGTTTGGATTCCGGCTGATCTGGGAGACGGATGAGTGGGATCCCGTGGAGAGAGAAATTGGCGATGAGGGCGTTGTTGAATGGGACGAGgatagtgaggatgaggatcGACCTGGTACGGGCTCTGGGCTTGAGACAACGGGGGGTAGTCCTGATCAGAGTCGGTTTGTGCGTAGGGAGGTGGAACTGGTTGATTCAACGAGGGATGTTGGGTTTTTGTTTCAGGGTGAAGTAGGAGAGGTTAGGATTCGGGTTGAGACCCTTGGTTTTGCGTCTACGAGGTAG
- a CDS encoding Formin binding protein, putative, with amino-acid sequence MAEFWKSAPRYWCKQCKIFIRDTPFEKTQHEASPKHQGSLKRFLRQIHNDNEQKQRDSQRAKTEVERLRQAVGGESSTDKDSAKVKASPVPKLTERPASLEERKKQMAQLVAMGVAVPQEFRAEMALAGDWETTSETRIEVKQGLEGPTKSVGIRKRKLEGEEEGDEHAPEPIINKGWGSRMRQYPGAPEEEGLDDLFASTKDIKKTKIFTPKVELDEQETVTVQPTPTAETEDIPAKLEAQETKESIEVKIEEPTQSSTDPVIEAKPQGEDAAPGVIFKKRKPKAMRK; translated from the exons ATGGCCGAATTCTGGAAATCAGCA CCGCGCTACTGgtgcaaacagtgcaaaaTCTTCATCCGTGACACGCCCTTTGAAAAGACCCAACACGAAGCCAGCCCCAAACATCAAGGCAGCCTCAAGCGCTTCCTGAGACAAATCCACAATGACAATGaacaaaaacaaagagaCTCGCAACGCGCGAAAACCGAAGTCGAGCGATTGCGACAGGCCGTCGGTGGCGAGTCCTCCACGGACAAAGACAGTGCGAAAGTAAAAGCATCGCCAGTCCCCAAACTCACAGAACGGCCCGCTTCCCTGGAGGAGCGAAAAAAACAGATGGCACAGCTCGTGGCAATGGGTGTTGCCGTCCCCCAGGAGTTCCGTGCTGAGATGGCCTTGGCAGGGGATTGGGAAACGACATCAGAGACAAGGATCGAGGTCAAGCAGGGATTAGAGGGCCCCACAAAATCAGTTGGAATACGCAAGCGCAAACTTGAAGGCGAAGAGGAGGGGGATGAGCATGCGCCTGAACCTATAATCAACAAAGGTTGGGGCTCGAGAATGAGGCAATACCCCGGTGCACCAGAGGAAGAGGGCCTGGATGACCTGTTTGCATCCACAAAAGATATCAAGAAAACGAAAATCTTCACCCCGAAGGTTGAGCTCGATGAACAGGAGACAGTCACCGTACAACCTACCCCTACCGCGGAGACAGAAGACATTCCTGCCAAGCTAGAGGCCCAAGAGACGAAGGAGTCAATTGAGGTCAAGATTGAAGAGCCCACTCAATCTTCAACAGATCCAGTCATCGAAGCAAAACCCCAGGGTGAAGATGCTGCTCCCGGTGTCATCTTCAAGAAGCGCAAGCCGAAGGCAATGAGGAAATAG
- a CDS encoding kinase-like protein yields the protein MSRNPLLSTQYTGLSGRIYTIEHVLQEDVSPPRHVYRASADGHKFILNYIHPVNFENLQDVNNRLRGNASHVCLAVDTIPDKSMFVFKHFADHLLTLAQKDLPLIVIKRILKKVLTGIAELHDWDIVHTESK from the exons ATGTCAAGGAACCCTCTGCTTTCTACACAGTATACGGGCCTGTCTGGTCGCATTTACACTATAGAACACGTTTTACAGGAGGATGTTTCTCCGCCACGTCATGTTTATCGTGCCTC GGCGGACGGCCACAAGTTCATATTGAATTACATACACCCCGTCAACTTTGAGAATCTTCAAGATGTCAACAACCGCCTACGTGGCAATGCAAGCCATGTCTGCCTTGCTGTGGACACTATCCCTGACAAGTCTATGTTTGTTTTCAAACACTTCGCAGATCATCTCTTAACCCTTGCCCAGAAGGACTTGCCCCTTATAGTGATTAAGAGAATTCTCAAGAAGGTTCTTACTGGGATTGCTGAGCTTCATGATTGGGATATCGTTCACACAG AATCAAAATGA
- a CDS encoding Serine/threonine protein kinase, putative: protein MDPNNNTRNNLSYGYDRNYNSSSRAYPTTPSAFPQPIYQTQGAQEHVDPSNPAYAPGYFMPNNYPPNQVQPQFAQQHQQQQQQQYAQQQALQSPQPAYQARQGYPDGTNSLIQQFSNQDLNANRAGFFNNRTGSPAQRPRTAGGSPAQSQAQASHLIPPVPRSPRPPPENEELQRFPDRYSENAHKRGKAAKELVTVFFHENIERARDRNMRSAELDKTIREPNISTEKKLQDANLISKRESDFLRFLRTKETPANFQTIKIVGKGAFGEVKLVQRKTDGKVYALKSLIKTEMFKKDQLAHVRAERDILADSKDNPWLVKLHASFQDAAYLYLLMEFLPGGDLMTMLIKYEIFSEDITRFYMAEIVMAIEAVHKLGFLHRDIKPDNILLDRGGHVKLTDFGLSTGGKKTHDNAYYQNLLKNSTSKDRNRNSGYFNDAINLTVSNRGQINTWRKSRRAMAYSTVGTPDYIAPEIFNGQGYTYLCDWWSVGAIMFECLVGWPPFCAEDTNDTYRKIVNWRECLYFPEELVLGRDSEALIRSFLCDPDHRIGSEGGQHGGATQIKNHPFFRGVVWDQLRSIRAPFEPRLSSNIDVSYFPIDEIPQEDTSAIHRAQARAMPDSQEAEMSLPFIGYTYKAFNAFQTN, encoded by the exons ATGGATCCCAACAACAACACTCGAAACAACTTGAGTTACGGCTATGACCGTAACTACAATTCCAGCAGTCGAGCCTATCCCACTACCCCCTCTGCCTTCCCCCAGCCCATCTATCAGACTCAGGGGGCCCAGGAACACGTCGATCCCTCCAATCCAGCTTACGCTCCGGGCTACTTTATGCCCAACAACTACCCTCCCAACCAGGTGCAGCCGCAGTTTGCCCAGCAAcatcagcagcagcagcagcagcagtaTGCGCAGCAGCAAGCATTGCAATCGCCCCAGCCCGCCTACCAAGCACGCCAGGGCTACCCCGATGGCACCAACAGTCTGATCCAACAATTCTCCAACCAAGATCTCAACGCAAACCGTGCAGGGTTTTTCAATAATCGAACTGGCTCCCCGGCCCAGCGGCCTCGCACCGCCGGCGGCTCCCCCGCTCAGTCACAAGCCCAAGCATCACACCTTATCCCCCCCGTGCCCCGCAGCCCTCGTCCGCCCCCCGAGAATGAAGAGTTGCAGCGCTTCCCCGACCGATACTCCGAAAATGCGCACAAGCGAGGCAAGGCTGCAAAGGAGCTGGTGACTGTGTTCTTCCACGAGAATATCGAACGGGCCCGTGACCGTAACATGCG ATCAGCGGAACTTGACAAAACTATCCGTGAACCCAACATCTCCACCGAAAAGAAGCTCCAGGATGCCAACTTGATTTCTAAAAGAGAGTCTGATTTCCTTCGGTTCTTGCGCACAAAGGAGACACCGGCAAATTTCCAGACCATCAAAATTGTTGGAAAGGGTGCCTTCGGTGAGGTCAAGCTCGTGCAGCGCAAGACTGATGGCAAGGTTTACGCCCTCAAGTCGTTGATCAAGACCGAAATGTTCAAGAAGGACCAATTAGCCCACGTCCGTGCCGAGCGTGATATTCTGGCGGATTCGAAGGACAACCCTTGGCTTGTGAAGCTTCACGCGTCGTTCCAGGACGCTGCGTACCTTTACTTGTTGATGGAGTTTTTGCCCGGTGGTGATTTGATGACCATGTTGATCAAGTACGAGATCTTCTCGGAGGATATTACACGGTTCTACATGGCTGAGATCGTGATGGCAATTGAAGCCGTACACAAGCTTGGTTTCCTCCATCG TGATATCAAACCTGACAACATCTTGCTTGACCGCGGTGGACACGTCAAGCTTACTGACTTCGGTCTTTCAACCGGAGGCAAGAAGACCCATGACAATGCTTACTACCAAAACCTTCTCAAGAACTCCACTTCCAAAGATAGGAACCGCAACTCTGGATACTTCAATGATGCCATTAATCTGACAGTGTCCAATCGTGGTCAAATCAACACCTGGCGAAAGTCTCGTCGTGCCATGGCCTATTCGACTGTCGGTACTCCTGATTATATTGCTCCTGAGATTTTCAACGGTCAAGGCTACACTTATCTTTGCGATTGGTGGTCGGTGGGTGCTATCATGTTTGAATGTCTTGTGGGCTGGCCTCCATTCTGTGCTGAAGACACAAATGACACCTACCGGAAAATCGTTAACTGGAGAGAGTGCTTGTACTTCCCCGAGGAACTGGTTCTTGGGCGTGACTCTGAGGCACTGATCCGAAG TTTCTTGTGTGACCCAGATCACCGAATTGGCAGCGAAGGTGGTCAGCACGGAGGCGCGACACAAATCAAAAACCACCCCTTCTTCAGGGGTGTTGTTTGGGACCAACTGCGCAGCATCCGTGCTCCCTTCGAGCCGCGCCTCAGCTCGAACATCGATGTGTCGTACTTCCCGATTGATGAAATTCCTCAGGAGGATACCAGCGCGATCCACCGTGCCCAGGCTCGTGCCATGCCCGACTCACAGGAAGCCGAGATGAGTTTGCCGTTCATCGGCTACACCTATAAGGCCTTCAATGCCTTCCAAACCAACTAG
- a CDS encoding Glyoxylate reductase, with protein MSTDNDIGIQADGYIRDKTPVTPHLLIEYNRMSSTVPKPKVTHLGSIDHAQTAWNALGKIAELVESSAINRAEFIQECKDGKLDGVVATYQTIGSVALTGLVDEELLNVLPSSLRYIAHCGAGSDQVDVHACSARNPPIRVSNVPTAVDDATVDVNMFLILGAMRNFSAGMTALREGKWRGNPAPPLGHDPEGKVLGILGMGGIGRNLKKKAEAFEMKVIYHNRRKLSDEMSAGA; from the exons ATGTCAACAGATAACGATATCGGCATCCAAGCCGATGGCTACATACGGGACAAGACACCGGTCACTCCGCA CTTGCTTATTG AATACAACAGAATGAGTTCTACCGTCCCCAAGCCCAAGGTCACTCACCTTGGGAGTATCGACCA TGCACAGACAGCTTGGAATGCACTGGGTAAAATAGCAGAGCTAGTCGAGTCATCGGCAATCAACCGAGCCGAGTTCATCCAAGAGTGCAAAGACGGCAAGCTGGATGGCGTTGTTGCGACATACCAAACAATTGGCTCCGTAGCCCTAACAGGGCTCGTAGACGAGGAGCTATTGAACGTGCTCCCAAGCTCACTCCGTTATATTGCGCATTGCG GAGCCGGATCTGATCAAGTGGATGTTCACGCCTGCAGTGCACGCAACCCCCCGATCCGAGTCTCCAATGTCCCAACTGCAGTGGACGATGCCACCGTCGACGTGAACATGTTCTTAATCCTCGGCGCAATGCGCAACTTCAGCGCCGGTATGACCGCCTTGCGCGAGGGCAAGTGGCGTGGCAACCCGGCGCCTCCTCTTGGCCATGACCCCGAAGGAAAGGTTCTTGGGATTCTGGGAATGGGTGGCATTGGACGTaatttgaagaagaaggcggAGGCTTTTGAGATGAAGGTCATCTATCATAACCGCCGCAAGCTCAGTGATGAGATGTCTGCTGGTGCTTAA
- a CDS encoding Serine/threonine-protein kinase, Ulk1/Ulk2 — protein sequence MIGKQAGNRMWRSPEAHARGPVNKPSDVFSFALVCICAVHKRIIFAVREDELEEGVDPLAVTIERQVSYFADEDGLNGF from the exons ATGATTGGGAAACAGGCAGGCAACCGGATGTGGAGAAGCCCCGAAGCCCACGCAAGAGGACCTGTCAACAAACCTTCGGATGTTTTCTCGTTTGCTCTTGTT TGCATCTGCGCCGTTCATAAGCGCATCATTTTCGCAGTTCGAGAAGACGAATTGGAAGAGGGTGTCGATCCCCTCGCTGTCACAATCGAGCGCCAGGTCTCTTACTTCGCAGATGAAGATGGGCTCAATGGGTTTTGA